A stretch of Oncorhynchus mykiss isolate Arlee chromosome 12, USDA_OmykA_1.1, whole genome shotgun sequence DNA encodes these proteins:
- the LOC110538177 gene encoding peptidyl-prolyl cis-trans isomerase FKBP10: MESIFALIFLCVTGTHVSSSPGPLEDVVIDRYDIPRVCPREVQTGDFVRYHYNGTFTDGKKFDSSHERGAPFSGQVGLGRLITGLDRGVQGMCVNERRKVTVPPHLAYGSIGAGDVIPADTVLVFDVVLLDIWNTEDKVQTRTLSKPESCKRLVEATDFIRYHYNGTLLNGVPFDSSHSRNGTYDTYVGMGYLIKGMDEGLIGMCVGETRTIIIPPFLAYEEKGYGTVIPSQATLVFEVFMIDLFNPKDDIAVVVKEVPKTCTRKTVVGDYIRYHYNGTFQDGSGFDTSYQRNSTYNTYIGMGYVIQGMDKALQGLCIGEKRRVILPPHMAYGEKGTGDLIPGSAVLVFDIHVIDFHNPKDLIEIKVTSKPKKCNLTSEVDDLIQYRYNCSLMDGTLLYSSDHYENAPITTLGANKVIEGLDEGLRGMCVGEKRVVIVPPHLGHGENGAKGVPSSAVLHFELELLDLQKGVPDGYMFVWLGDSPDPLFPAMDLNKDLSVPLEEFTAFINLQVAEGTGRLRPGMDADGIIKDMFNNQDRNSDGKIVAEELKLKVEEDSDKARHEEL, from the exons ATGGAGTCAATATTTGCGTTAATATTTCTCTGTGTAACGGGAACCCATGTAAGCAGTAGCCCGGGCCCGTTAGAAGATGTGGTTATTGATCGGTATGACATTCCAAGAGTTTGTCCCAGAGAAGTGCAAACGGGAGATTTCGTTCGTTATCATTACAATGGTACCTTCACCGACGGCAAAAAGTTCGATTCAAG TCATGAACGTGGTGCACCCTTCAGTGGGCAGGTGGGACTGGGGCGTCTCATCACTGGTCTGGACAGGGGAGTTCAGGGCATGTGTGTCAATGAGCGCAGAAAAGTTACCGTCCCCCCACACCTTGCCTATGGAAGCATAGGAGCAG gtgATGTGATCCCTGCTGACACTGTGTTGGTGTTTGACGTGGTTCTGCTCGACATCTGGAACACAGAAGACAAGGTCCAGACACGCACCCTCAGCAAACCTGAGAGCTGCAAGCGCCTCGTGGAGGCTACTGACTTCATCCGTTATCACTACAATGGCACACTGCTGAACGGCGTGCCCTTCGACTCCAG CCACTCTAGGAACGGCACCTATGACACTTACGTGGGCATGGGCTACCTCATTAAGGGTATGGACGAGGGTCTAATCGGCATGTGTGTGGGAGAGACACGCACCATCATCATCCCACCCTTCCTGGCCTATGAGGAGAAGGGATATG GCACTGTGATTCCATCCCAGGCCACCCTGGTGTTTGAGGTCTTCATGATTGACCTGTTCAACCCTAAGGATGACATCGCCGTGGTGGTCAAGGAGGTGCCTAAGACCTGCACCCGTAAAACAGTGGTGGGAGACTACATTCGTTACCACTACAACGGCACCTTCCAGGACGGCTCTGGCTTTGACACCAG CTACCAGCGCAACAGCACATATAATACCTACATTGGCATGGGCTATGTGATCCAGGGCATGGACAAGGCCCTCCAGGGGTTGTGTATTGGAGAGAAGAGGCGTGTCATCCTTCCTCCTCACATGGCCTATGGGGAGAAGGGAACTG GAGACCTCATCCCCGGCTCGGCCGTGCTGGTCTTCGACATCCACGTTATCGACTTCCACAACCCTAAGGACCTCATTGAGATCAAGGTGACCAGCAAGCCCAAGAAGTGCAACCTGACCAGTGAGGTGGACGACCTGATCCAATACCGTTACAACTGCTCCCTGATGGACGGCACCCTGCTCTACTCCTC GGACCACTATGAGAATGCCCCCATCACCACCCTGGGAGCCAACAAAGTGATTGAGGGTCTGGACGAGGGCCTGAGGGgcatgtgtgtgggagagaagagagtggTGATCGTCCCACCCCACCTGGGACATGGAGAAAATGGAG CCAAGGGTGTTCCCAGTAGTGCCGTGCTGCACTTTGAGCTGGAGCTGTTGGACCTGCAGAAGGGAGTGCCTGACGGCTACATGTTTGTGTGGCTGGGGGACAGCCCGGATCCCCTGTTCCCTGCCATGGACCTCAACAAAGATCTATCTGTCCCTCTGGAGGAG ttCACAGCCTTCATAAACCTCCAGGTGGCAGAGGGCACAGGTCGCCTGAGGCCAGGGATGGATGCTGACGGCATCATCAAGGACATGTTCAACAACCAGGACCGCAACAGTGATGGCAAGATAGTGGCTGAGGAGCTCAAACTGAAGGTGGAGGAGGATTCTGACAAGGCCAGACATGAGGAGCTGTGA